The following coding sequences lie in one Hypanus sabinus isolate sHypSab1 unplaced genomic scaffold, sHypSab1.hap1 scaffold_1110, whole genome shotgun sequence genomic window:
- the LOC132386353 gene encoding G-protein coupled receptor 182-like, giving the protein MVVLFRGNCGLSKCISHNMVAMAMADLLVMMFCVIGYHIITYQFPTSFLSYTSTCKVTMYFNSTSLQSSVWFTVLFTIDRFVAICCQKLKAKYCTVRTAFSGIITVALLVHLQNVPYLFEFKPVSVVNGIQWGCQPSSWFKTSPVGVTFSSLRSILTVILPFVLIALFNCVTVRRILLASKARRGLRGHSSQTQKDPEMESRRKSIILLFSVSGIFILLWLPVTVSFLTTQLTGTAHYDGDYTDSAYVATEAGYMLMYLSSCTNTCIYTATQAKFREDMRRVLKSPWTLFLILIKKHS; this is encoded by the coding sequence ATGGTTGTCCTCTTCCGCGGGAATTGTGGACTTTCCAAATGTATATCCCACAACATGGTGGCCATGGCAATGGCAGATCTGCTGGTGATGATGTTCTGTGTAATCGGATATCATATCATAACGTACCAGTTTCCAACATCCTTCCTGTCCTACACATCCACCTGTAAGGTTACTATGTACTTCAATTCAACCAGCCTGCAAAGCTCGGTCTGGTTCACTGTCTTGTTCACTATCGATCGGTTTGTAGCGATCTGTTGTCAGAAGCTCAAAGCGAAATATTGCACAGTGAGGACAGCTTTTTCCGGCATCATAACCGTGGCGCTCCTGGTGCATTTACAGAACGTCCCGTATCTATTTGAGTTTAAACCCGTCAGTGTAGTTAACGGTATTCAATGGGGCTGTCAGCCGAGTTCGTGGTTCAAGACGTCTCCTGTGGGAGTCACATTCTCCTCTCTGCGGAGTATTTTAACTGTTATATTACCTTTTGTTCTGATAGCCCTGTTTAACTGTGTGACAGTAAGGCGCATTTTATTAGCCAGTAAAGCTCGCCGCGGACTGCGCGGTCACAGCAGTCAAACACAGAAGGATCCGGAGATGGAAAGCCGCCGGAAATCCATCATTTTACTCTTTAGTGTGTCCGGCATTTTCATTCTGTTGTGGCTACCAGTCACTGTGAGCTTTCTGACCACCCAACTGACAGGAACCGCGCATTACGACGGAGATTACACCGACTCTGCCTACGTCGCCACTGAAGCCGGCTACATGCTGATGTACCTGAGTTCCTGCACGAACACCTGCATTTATACAGCGACCCAGGCTAAGTTTAGAGAAGACATGCGGCGGGTGTTAAAATCTCCTTGGACTTTGTTTTTAATATTGATTAAAAAGCACAGTTAA